One window of the Octopus sinensis linkage group LG9, ASM634580v1, whole genome shotgun sequence genome contains the following:
- the LOC115215934 gene encoding golgin subfamily A member 4-like isoform X3, which yields MDGIAKEEVTVEESAEITSQLDEKSRHFNLLSSRLEEQSNLIRILKEQIHNTETKIANYEENNKNLDSYRNFALSELKEQMIRYKTLKDHYYTLQNNFLEIKALTEQYKSKNKLLADEIKTLELSNEKLFGTARCEILDQVESLKKTDSNFKEQCKLIEEKIAVQDSLAEKMGKDLEEDMKNQKKKHKEEMEKLMSKLEHIENVSQEAERTLKLKPKCCPKLFLLNKEIEKLQKEKEQADDELAYKEKLLQFEQNENAKLIENISTLKKTIIQEETQFKHSVDEKGSVK from the exons ATGGATGGCATTGCAAAAGAAGAG GTAACTGTTGAGGAATCAGCAGAAATTACTTCTCAGTTGGATGAAAAATCAAGACACTTCAATTTATTATCATCTCGACTTGAGGAACAATCTAATTTAATTAGGATCTTGAAAGAACAAATCCATAATACAGAAACTAAAATAGcaaattatgaagaaaataacaagaatctTGACTCTTACCGAAATTTTGCTCTTTCTGAATTAAAAGAGCAAATGATACGTTACAAGACATTGAAAGACCATTATTACACATTACAAAACAACTTCCTGGAAATAAAGGCACTCACAGagcaatataaaagcaaaaataagttACTAGCTGATGAAATAAAAACTCTGGAACtttcaaatgaaaaattatttggaACAGCCAGATGTGAAATTCTTGACCAGGTGGAGAGTTTAAAGAAAACTGACAGTAATTTTAAGGAACAATGTAAACTGATTGAAGAAAAAATTGC TGTTCAAGATAGTTTAGCTGAGAAAATGGGAAAAGACCTCGAAGAAGATATGAAGAAtcagaaaaagaaacacaaagaagaaatggagaaactcatGTCAAAACTTGAACACATTGAAAATGTATCTCAAG AAGCGGAAAGAACTTTGAAACTGAAACCAAAATGCTGTCCAAAGCTGTTTCTAttaaacaaagaaatagaaaaattgcaaaaggaaaaagaacaagcAGATGATGAACTGGCATACAAGGAAAAGCTTTTGCAG tttgagcaaaatgaaaatgcaaaattaattgaaaatatcaGCACCTTAAAGAAAACAATTATCCAAGAGGAAACCCAATTTAA